One region of Bubalus kerabau isolate K-KA32 ecotype Philippines breed swamp buffalo chromosome 6, PCC_UOA_SB_1v2, whole genome shotgun sequence genomic DNA includes:
- the MAP7D1 gene encoding MAP7 domain-containing protein 1 isoform X6, with amino-acid sequence MESGSRSEPGTGAAPAMAARTPPEPRPSPEGDPSPPPPPPPMSTLVPDTPPDTPPAMKNTTSPRQLPLEPESPPELVGPRPAPQQEESPSSEVKTRGPTPPATGPRDARPPRRSSQPSPPAAPASDSPPTKQDLKKAGERHKLAKERREERAKYLAAKKAVWLEKEEKAKALREKQLQERRRRLEEQRLKAEQRRAALEERQRQKLEKNKERYEAAIQRSVKKTWAEIRQQRWSWAGALHHGSPGRKTSGSRCSVSAVNLPKHVDSIINKRLSKSSATLWNSPSRNRSLQLSPWESSIVDRLMTPTLSFLARSRSAVTLPRNGRDQGRGRGPGRAPSRGGAGASHASGPRPDRSHPSAAVPLCPRSASASPLTPCSVPRSGHRCAPAGERGDRRKASAGGSPAPARLRPEASPVQKKEKKDKERENEKEKNALARERSLKKRQSLPASLRPRLSASNAEHSPKSKARPSSPSTTWHRPASPCLSPGPGHALPPKPPSPRGTTASPKGRVRRKDEAKESPSVAGPEDKTQSKGKASDEREPAAPASPAPSPVPSPTPAQPPKEQPTEIPAAPAPPVTPSKPMAGTTDREEATRLLAEKRRQAREQREREEQERRLQAERDKRMREEQLAREAEARAEREAEARRREEQEAREKAQAEQEEQERLQKQKEEAEARSREEAERQRLEREKHFQREEQERQERRKRLEEIMKRTRKSEAAETKQKQDRKEATANNSSPGIDPAKAVEARPAGLQKEELAPQEPQWSLPNKESSGSLVNGLQPLPAHQENGFSPKGPSGDKSLGRTPEALLPFAEAEAFLKKAVVQPPQVTEVL; translated from the exons CTATGGCAGCCAGGACCCCTCCAGAGCCAAGACCCTCCCCAGAAGGTGACCCCTCCCCACCGCCGCCACCACCACCGATGTCAACCCTGGTGCCCGACACTCCCCCAGACACGCCTCCCGCCATGAAGAACACCACTAGCCCCAGGCAGCTTCCACTGGAACCAGAGAGCCCCCCGGAGCTGGtagggcccaggccagccccccAGCAAGAAGAGTCCCCTTCCTCTGAAGTGAAGACCAGGGGACCCACCCCACCAGCCACAGGCCCACGGGATGCCAGGCCTCCTCGAAGGAGCAGCCAGCCATCCCCGCCAGCAGCACCCGCCTCTGACAGCCCTCCCACCAAGCAAG ACTTAAAGAAGGCAGGAGAGAGACACAAGCTGGCAAAGGAGCGGCGGGAAGAGCGGGCCAAGTACCTGG cgGCCAAGAAGGCGGTGTggctggagaaggaggagaaggccaAGGCACTGCGGGAGAAGCAGCTCCAGGAGCGCCGGCGGCGGCTGGAGGAGCAGCGGCTCAAAGCCGAGCAGCGCCGGGCAGCCCTGGAGGAGCGGCAGCGGCAGAAGCTGGAGAAGAACAAG GAGCGCTATGAGGCAGCCATCCAGCGGTCAGTGAAGAAGACGTGGGCTGAAATCCGGCAGCAGCGCTGGTCCTGGGCAGGGGCCCTGCACCACGGCTCCCCAGGACGTAAGACCA GTGGGAGCAGGTGCTCCGTGTCGGCAGTAAACCTGCCCAAACACGTGGACTCTATAATCAACAAGCGGCTCTCAAAGTCCTCTGCCACGCTCTGGAACTCCCCCAGTAGAA ATCGCAGCCTGCAGCTAAGTCCGTGGGAGAGCAGCATCGTGGACCGTCTGATGAcgcctaccctctccttcctggcACGGAGTCGCAGTGCAGTCACACTGCCCCGAAACGGCCGGGACCAGGGTAGGGGCCGCGGCCCAGGGAGAGCCCCCTcgaggggcggggcaggggccaGCCACGCCAGTGGACCGCGCCCCGACCGCAGTCATCCCTCCGCAGCCGTGCCCCTGTGCCCGCGCTCAGCCTCCGCCAGCCCGCTGACGCCGTGCAGTGTCCCCCGAAGCGGGCACCGCTGCGCCCCCGCCGGGGAGCGCGGGGATCGCCGCAAGGCCAGCGCCGGGGGcagccccgccccggcccgcctCCGGCCCGAGGCCTCGCCG GtgcagaaaaaggagaagaaggacaAGGAGCGGGAAAACGAGAAGGAGAAGAATGCCCTGGCTCGGGAGCGCAGCCTCAAGAAGCGCCAGTCGCTGCCTGCTTCTCTGCGCCCGCGCCTCTCCGCTAGCAACGCGGAGCACAG tCCCAAATCCAAGGCCCGGCCATCCTCTCCCTCCACAACCTGGCATAGGCCTGCCTCCCCCTGCCTCAGCCCAGGGCCAGGTCATGCTCTGCCCCCAAAACCACCATCCCCCCGAGGCACCACTGCATCACCCAAGGGGCGAGTCCGGAGGAAGGACGAGGCAAAGGAGAGCCCCAGTGTGGCGGGGCCCGAGGACAAGACCCAGAGCAAGGGCAAGGCCAGTGATGAGAGGGAGCCTGCAGCCCCAGCCTCACCGGCCCCCTCGCCTGTGCCGtcacccaccccagcccagcccccgaAAGAGCAGCCCACAGAGATCCCTGCAG cccctgctccCCCGGTGACCCCTAGCAAACCCATGGCTGGCACCACGGACCGAGAAGAGGCCACTCGGCTCCTGGCTGAGAAGCGGCGCCAGGCCCGGGAGCAGCGGGAGCGCGAGGAACAGGAGCGGAGGCTGCAGGCCGAAAGGGACAA GCGAATGCGAGAGGAGCAGCTGGCTCGGGAGGCCGAGGCCCGGGCGGAGCGGGAGGCCGAGGCCCGGAGACGCGAGGAGCAGGAGGCTCGGGAGAAGGCGCAGGCCGAGCAGGAGGAGCAGGAGCGGCTGCAGAAGCAG AAAGAGGAGGCCGAAGCTCGGTCCCGAGAAGAAGCCGAGCGGCAGCGTCTGGAGCGGGAAAAGCACTTCCAGCGGGAGGAGCAGGAGCGGCAAGAGCGTAGAAAG CGCCTGGAGGAGATTATGAAGAGGACTCGGAAGTCAGAAGCTGCTGAAACCAAG CAGAAGCAGGACAGAAAGGAGGCGACGGCCAACAATTCCAGCCCAG GGATAGACCCTGCGAAAGCTGTGGAGGCTCGGCCCGCCGGGCTGCAGAAGGAGGAGCTGGCCCCCCAGGAGCCTCAGTGGAG CCTGCCAAACAAGGAGTCGTCGGGGTCCCTGGTGAATGGGCTGCAGCCTCTGCCAGCGCACCAGGAGAACGGCTTCTCCCCTAAGGGACCCTCTGGGGACAAGAGTCTGGGCCGGACGCCAGAGGCTCTCCTGCCCTTCGCAGAGGCAGAAGCCTTCctcaagaaagctgtggtgcagcCCCCGCAGGTCACAG AAGTCCTTTAA
- the MAP7D1 gene encoding MAP7 domain-containing protein 1 isoform X4, protein MESGSRSEPGTGAAPAMAARTPPEPRPSPEGDPSPPPPPPPMSTLVPDTPPDTPPAMKNTTSPRQLPLEPESPPELVGPRPAPQQEESPSSEVKTRGPTPPATGPRDARPPRRSSQPSPPAAPASDSPPTKQDLKKAGERHKLAKERREERAKYLAAKKAVWLEKEEKAKALREKQLQERRRRLEEQRLKAEQRRAALEERQRQKLEKNKERYEAAIQRSVKKTWAEIRQQRWSWAGALHHGSPGRKTSGSRCSVSAVNLPKHVDSIINKRLSKSSATLWNSPSRNRSLQLSPWESSIVDRLMTPTLSFLARSRSAVTLPRNGRDQGRGRGPGRAPSRGGAGASHASGPRPDRSHPSAAVPLCPRSASASPLTPCSVPRSGHRCAPAGERGDRRKASAGGSPAPARLRPEASPVQKKEKKDKERENEKEKNALARERSLKKRQSLPASLRPRLSASNAEHSPKSKARPSSPSTTWHRPASPCLSPGPGHALPPKPPSPRGTTASPKGRVRRKDEAKESPSVAGPEDKTQSKGKASDEREPAAPASPAPSPVPSPTPAQPPKEQPTEIPAGGQGEKRPKAPAPPVTPSKPMAGTTDREEATRLLAEKRRQAREQREREEQERRLQAERDKRMREEQLAREAEARAEREAEARRREEQEAREKAQAEQEEQERLQKQKEEAEARSREEAERQRLEREKHFQREEQERQERRKRLEEIMKRTRKSEAAETKQKQDRKEATANNSSPGIDPAKAVEARPAGLQKEELAPQEPQWSLPNKESSGSLVNGLQPLPAHQENGFSPKGPSGDKSLGRTPEALLPFAEAEAFLKKAVVQPPQVTEVL, encoded by the exons CTATGGCAGCCAGGACCCCTCCAGAGCCAAGACCCTCCCCAGAAGGTGACCCCTCCCCACCGCCGCCACCACCACCGATGTCAACCCTGGTGCCCGACACTCCCCCAGACACGCCTCCCGCCATGAAGAACACCACTAGCCCCAGGCAGCTTCCACTGGAACCAGAGAGCCCCCCGGAGCTGGtagggcccaggccagccccccAGCAAGAAGAGTCCCCTTCCTCTGAAGTGAAGACCAGGGGACCCACCCCACCAGCCACAGGCCCACGGGATGCCAGGCCTCCTCGAAGGAGCAGCCAGCCATCCCCGCCAGCAGCACCCGCCTCTGACAGCCCTCCCACCAAGCAAG ACTTAAAGAAGGCAGGAGAGAGACACAAGCTGGCAAAGGAGCGGCGGGAAGAGCGGGCCAAGTACCTGG cgGCCAAGAAGGCGGTGTggctggagaaggaggagaaggccaAGGCACTGCGGGAGAAGCAGCTCCAGGAGCGCCGGCGGCGGCTGGAGGAGCAGCGGCTCAAAGCCGAGCAGCGCCGGGCAGCCCTGGAGGAGCGGCAGCGGCAGAAGCTGGAGAAGAACAAG GAGCGCTATGAGGCAGCCATCCAGCGGTCAGTGAAGAAGACGTGGGCTGAAATCCGGCAGCAGCGCTGGTCCTGGGCAGGGGCCCTGCACCACGGCTCCCCAGGACGTAAGACCA GTGGGAGCAGGTGCTCCGTGTCGGCAGTAAACCTGCCCAAACACGTGGACTCTATAATCAACAAGCGGCTCTCAAAGTCCTCTGCCACGCTCTGGAACTCCCCCAGTAGAA ATCGCAGCCTGCAGCTAAGTCCGTGGGAGAGCAGCATCGTGGACCGTCTGATGAcgcctaccctctccttcctggcACGGAGTCGCAGTGCAGTCACACTGCCCCGAAACGGCCGGGACCAGGGTAGGGGCCGCGGCCCAGGGAGAGCCCCCTcgaggggcggggcaggggccaGCCACGCCAGTGGACCGCGCCCCGACCGCAGTCATCCCTCCGCAGCCGTGCCCCTGTGCCCGCGCTCAGCCTCCGCCAGCCCGCTGACGCCGTGCAGTGTCCCCCGAAGCGGGCACCGCTGCGCCCCCGCCGGGGAGCGCGGGGATCGCCGCAAGGCCAGCGCCGGGGGcagccccgccccggcccgcctCCGGCCCGAGGCCTCGCCG GtgcagaaaaaggagaagaaggacaAGGAGCGGGAAAACGAGAAGGAGAAGAATGCCCTGGCTCGGGAGCGCAGCCTCAAGAAGCGCCAGTCGCTGCCTGCTTCTCTGCGCCCGCGCCTCTCCGCTAGCAACGCGGAGCACAG tCCCAAATCCAAGGCCCGGCCATCCTCTCCCTCCACAACCTGGCATAGGCCTGCCTCCCCCTGCCTCAGCCCAGGGCCAGGTCATGCTCTGCCCCCAAAACCACCATCCCCCCGAGGCACCACTGCATCACCCAAGGGGCGAGTCCGGAGGAAGGACGAGGCAAAGGAGAGCCCCAGTGTGGCGGGGCCCGAGGACAAGACCCAGAGCAAGGGCAAGGCCAGTGATGAGAGGGAGCCTGCAGCCCCAGCCTCACCGGCCCCCTCGCCTGTGCCGtcacccaccccagcccagcccccgaAAGAGCAGCCCACAGAGATCCCTGCAGGTGGGCAGGGAGAGAAGAGGCCAAAAG cccctgctccCCCGGTGACCCCTAGCAAACCCATGGCTGGCACCACGGACCGAGAAGAGGCCACTCGGCTCCTGGCTGAGAAGCGGCGCCAGGCCCGGGAGCAGCGGGAGCGCGAGGAACAGGAGCGGAGGCTGCAGGCCGAAAGGGACAA GCGAATGCGAGAGGAGCAGCTGGCTCGGGAGGCCGAGGCCCGGGCGGAGCGGGAGGCCGAGGCCCGGAGACGCGAGGAGCAGGAGGCTCGGGAGAAGGCGCAGGCCGAGCAGGAGGAGCAGGAGCGGCTGCAGAAGCAG AAAGAGGAGGCCGAAGCTCGGTCCCGAGAAGAAGCCGAGCGGCAGCGTCTGGAGCGGGAAAAGCACTTCCAGCGGGAGGAGCAGGAGCGGCAAGAGCGTAGAAAG CGCCTGGAGGAGATTATGAAGAGGACTCGGAAGTCAGAAGCTGCTGAAACCAAG CAGAAGCAGGACAGAAAGGAGGCGACGGCCAACAATTCCAGCCCAG GGATAGACCCTGCGAAAGCTGTGGAGGCTCGGCCCGCCGGGCTGCAGAAGGAGGAGCTGGCCCCCCAGGAGCCTCAGTGGAG CCTGCCAAACAAGGAGTCGTCGGGGTCCCTGGTGAATGGGCTGCAGCCTCTGCCAGCGCACCAGGAGAACGGCTTCTCCCCTAAGGGACCCTCTGGGGACAAGAGTCTGGGCCGGACGCCAGAGGCTCTCCTGCCCTTCGCAGAGGCAGAAGCCTTCctcaagaaagctgtggtgcagcCCCCGCAGGTCACAG AAGTCCTTTAA
- the MAP7D1 gene encoding MAP7 domain-containing protein 1 isoform X5 yields the protein MESGSRSEPGTGAAPAMAARTPPEPRPSPEGDPSPPPPPPPMSTLVPDTPPDTPPAMKNTTSPRQLPLEPESPPELVGPRPAPQQEESPSSEVKTRGPTPPATGPRDARPPRRSSQPSPPAAPASDSPPTKQDLKKAGERHKLAKERREERAKYLAAKKAVWLEKEEKAKALREKQLQERRRRLEEQRLKAEQRRAALEERQRQKLEKNKERYEAAIQRSVKKTWAEIRQQRWSWAGALHHGSPGRKTSGSRCSVSAVNLPKHVDSIINKRLSKSSATLWNSPSRNRSLQLSPWESSIVDRLMTPTLSFLARSRSAVTLPRNGRDQGRGRGPGRAPSRGGAGASHASGPRPDRSHPSAAVPLCPRSASASPLTPCSVPRSGHRCAPAGERGDRRKASAGGSPAPARLRPEASPVQKKEKKDKERENEKEKNALARERSLKKRQSLPASLRPRLSASNAEHSPKSKARPSSPSTTWHRPASPCLSPGPGHALPPKPPSPRGTTASPKGRVRRKDEAKESPSVAGPEDKTQSKGKASDEREPAAPASPAPSPVPSPTPAQPPKEQPTEIPAETAVLTSPPAPAPPVTPSKPMAGTTDREEATRLLAEKRRQAREQREREEQERRLQAERDKRMREEQLAREAEARAEREAEARRREEQEAREKAQAEQEEQERLQKQKEEAEARSREEAERQRLEREKHFQREEQERQERRKRLEEIMKRTRKSEAAETKKQDRKEATANNSSPGIDPAKAVEARPAGLQKEELAPQEPQWSLPNKESSGSLVNGLQPLPAHQENGFSPKGPSGDKSLGRTPEALLPFAEAEAFLKKAVVQPPQVTEVL from the exons CTATGGCAGCCAGGACCCCTCCAGAGCCAAGACCCTCCCCAGAAGGTGACCCCTCCCCACCGCCGCCACCACCACCGATGTCAACCCTGGTGCCCGACACTCCCCCAGACACGCCTCCCGCCATGAAGAACACCACTAGCCCCAGGCAGCTTCCACTGGAACCAGAGAGCCCCCCGGAGCTGGtagggcccaggccagccccccAGCAAGAAGAGTCCCCTTCCTCTGAAGTGAAGACCAGGGGACCCACCCCACCAGCCACAGGCCCACGGGATGCCAGGCCTCCTCGAAGGAGCAGCCAGCCATCCCCGCCAGCAGCACCCGCCTCTGACAGCCCTCCCACCAAGCAAG ACTTAAAGAAGGCAGGAGAGAGACACAAGCTGGCAAAGGAGCGGCGGGAAGAGCGGGCCAAGTACCTGG cgGCCAAGAAGGCGGTGTggctggagaaggaggagaaggccaAGGCACTGCGGGAGAAGCAGCTCCAGGAGCGCCGGCGGCGGCTGGAGGAGCAGCGGCTCAAAGCCGAGCAGCGCCGGGCAGCCCTGGAGGAGCGGCAGCGGCAGAAGCTGGAGAAGAACAAG GAGCGCTATGAGGCAGCCATCCAGCGGTCAGTGAAGAAGACGTGGGCTGAAATCCGGCAGCAGCGCTGGTCCTGGGCAGGGGCCCTGCACCACGGCTCCCCAGGACGTAAGACCA GTGGGAGCAGGTGCTCCGTGTCGGCAGTAAACCTGCCCAAACACGTGGACTCTATAATCAACAAGCGGCTCTCAAAGTCCTCTGCCACGCTCTGGAACTCCCCCAGTAGAA ATCGCAGCCTGCAGCTAAGTCCGTGGGAGAGCAGCATCGTGGACCGTCTGATGAcgcctaccctctccttcctggcACGGAGTCGCAGTGCAGTCACACTGCCCCGAAACGGCCGGGACCAGGGTAGGGGCCGCGGCCCAGGGAGAGCCCCCTcgaggggcggggcaggggccaGCCACGCCAGTGGACCGCGCCCCGACCGCAGTCATCCCTCCGCAGCCGTGCCCCTGTGCCCGCGCTCAGCCTCCGCCAGCCCGCTGACGCCGTGCAGTGTCCCCCGAAGCGGGCACCGCTGCGCCCCCGCCGGGGAGCGCGGGGATCGCCGCAAGGCCAGCGCCGGGGGcagccccgccccggcccgcctCCGGCCCGAGGCCTCGCCG GtgcagaaaaaggagaagaaggacaAGGAGCGGGAAAACGAGAAGGAGAAGAATGCCCTGGCTCGGGAGCGCAGCCTCAAGAAGCGCCAGTCGCTGCCTGCTTCTCTGCGCCCGCGCCTCTCCGCTAGCAACGCGGAGCACAG tCCCAAATCCAAGGCCCGGCCATCCTCTCCCTCCACAACCTGGCATAGGCCTGCCTCCCCCTGCCTCAGCCCAGGGCCAGGTCATGCTCTGCCCCCAAAACCACCATCCCCCCGAGGCACCACTGCATCACCCAAGGGGCGAGTCCGGAGGAAGGACGAGGCAAAGGAGAGCCCCAGTGTGGCGGGGCCCGAGGACAAGACCCAGAGCAAGGGCAAGGCCAGTGATGAGAGGGAGCCTGCAGCCCCAGCCTCACCGGCCCCCTCGCCTGTGCCGtcacccaccccagcccagcccccgaAAGAGCAGCCCACAGAGATCCCTGCAG AGACAGCTGTCCTGacctcacccccagcccctgctccCCCGGTGACCCCTAGCAAACCCATGGCTGGCACCACGGACCGAGAAGAGGCCACTCGGCTCCTGGCTGAGAAGCGGCGCCAGGCCCGGGAGCAGCGGGAGCGCGAGGAACAGGAGCGGAGGCTGCAGGCCGAAAGGGACAA GCGAATGCGAGAGGAGCAGCTGGCTCGGGAGGCCGAGGCCCGGGCGGAGCGGGAGGCCGAGGCCCGGAGACGCGAGGAGCAGGAGGCTCGGGAGAAGGCGCAGGCCGAGCAGGAGGAGCAGGAGCGGCTGCAGAAGCAG AAAGAGGAGGCCGAAGCTCGGTCCCGAGAAGAAGCCGAGCGGCAGCGTCTGGAGCGGGAAAAGCACTTCCAGCGGGAGGAGCAGGAGCGGCAAGAGCGTAGAAAG CGCCTGGAGGAGATTATGAAGAGGACTCGGAAGTCAGAAGCTGCTGAAACCAAG AAGCAGGACAGAAAGGAGGCGACGGCCAACAATTCCAGCCCAG GGATAGACCCTGCGAAAGCTGTGGAGGCTCGGCCCGCCGGGCTGCAGAAGGAGGAGCTGGCCCCCCAGGAGCCTCAGTGGAG CCTGCCAAACAAGGAGTCGTCGGGGTCCCTGGTGAATGGGCTGCAGCCTCTGCCAGCGCACCAGGAGAACGGCTTCTCCCCTAAGGGACCCTCTGGGGACAAGAGTCTGGGCCGGACGCCAGAGGCTCTCCTGCCCTTCGCAGAGGCAGAAGCCTTCctcaagaaagctgtggtgcagcCCCCGCAGGTCACAG AAGTCCTTTAA
- the MAP7D1 gene encoding MAP7 domain-containing protein 1 isoform X7, with translation MESGSRSEPGTGAAPAMAARTPPEPRPSPEGDPSPPPPPPPMSTLVPDTPPDTPPAMKNTTSPRQLPLEPESPPELVGPRPAPQQEESPSSEVKTRGPTPPATGPRDARPPRRSSQPSPPAAPASDSPPTKQDLKKAGERHKLAKERREERAKYLAAKKAVWLEKEEKAKALREKQLQERRRRLEEQRLKAEQRRAALEERQRQKLEKNKERYEAAIQRSVKKTWAEIRQQRWSWAGALHHGSPGRKTSGSRCSVSAVNLPKHVDSIINKRLSKSSATLWNSPSRNRSLQLSPWESSIVDRLMTPTLSFLARSRSAVTLPRNGRDQAVPLCPRSASASPLTPCSVPRSGHRCAPAGERGDRRKASAGGSPAPARLRPEASPVQKKEKKDKERENEKEKNALARERSLKKRQSLPASLRPRLSASNAEHSPKSKARPSSPSTTWHRPASPCLSPGPGHALPPKPPSPRGTTASPKGRVRRKDEAKESPSVAGPEDKTQSKGKASDEREPAAPASPAPSPVPSPTPAQPPKEQPTEIPAGGQGEKRPKETAVLTSPPAPAPPVTPSKPMAGTTDREEATRLLAEKRRQAREQREREEQERRLQAERDKRMREEQLAREAEARAEREAEARRREEQEAREKAQAEQEEQERLQKQKEEAEARSREEAERQRLEREKHFQREEQERQERRKRLEEIMKRTRKSEAAETKQKQDRKEATANNSSPGIDPAKAVEARPAGLQKEELAPQEPQWSLPNKESSGSLVNGLQPLPAHQENGFSPKGPSGDKSLGRTPEALLPFAEAEAFLKKAVVQPPQVTEVL, from the exons CTATGGCAGCCAGGACCCCTCCAGAGCCAAGACCCTCCCCAGAAGGTGACCCCTCCCCACCGCCGCCACCACCACCGATGTCAACCCTGGTGCCCGACACTCCCCCAGACACGCCTCCCGCCATGAAGAACACCACTAGCCCCAGGCAGCTTCCACTGGAACCAGAGAGCCCCCCGGAGCTGGtagggcccaggccagccccccAGCAAGAAGAGTCCCCTTCCTCTGAAGTGAAGACCAGGGGACCCACCCCACCAGCCACAGGCCCACGGGATGCCAGGCCTCCTCGAAGGAGCAGCCAGCCATCCCCGCCAGCAGCACCCGCCTCTGACAGCCCTCCCACCAAGCAAG ACTTAAAGAAGGCAGGAGAGAGACACAAGCTGGCAAAGGAGCGGCGGGAAGAGCGGGCCAAGTACCTGG cgGCCAAGAAGGCGGTGTggctggagaaggaggagaaggccaAGGCACTGCGGGAGAAGCAGCTCCAGGAGCGCCGGCGGCGGCTGGAGGAGCAGCGGCTCAAAGCCGAGCAGCGCCGGGCAGCCCTGGAGGAGCGGCAGCGGCAGAAGCTGGAGAAGAACAAG GAGCGCTATGAGGCAGCCATCCAGCGGTCAGTGAAGAAGACGTGGGCTGAAATCCGGCAGCAGCGCTGGTCCTGGGCAGGGGCCCTGCACCACGGCTCCCCAGGACGTAAGACCA GTGGGAGCAGGTGCTCCGTGTCGGCAGTAAACCTGCCCAAACACGTGGACTCTATAATCAACAAGCGGCTCTCAAAGTCCTCTGCCACGCTCTGGAACTCCCCCAGTAGAA ATCGCAGCCTGCAGCTAAGTCCGTGGGAGAGCAGCATCGTGGACCGTCTGATGAcgcctaccctctccttcctggcACGGAGTCGCAGTGCAGTCACACTGCCCCGAAACGGCCGGGACCAGG CCGTGCCCCTGTGCCCGCGCTCAGCCTCCGCCAGCCCGCTGACGCCGTGCAGTGTCCCCCGAAGCGGGCACCGCTGCGCCCCCGCCGGGGAGCGCGGGGATCGCCGCAAGGCCAGCGCCGGGGGcagccccgccccggcccgcctCCGGCCCGAGGCCTCGCCG GtgcagaaaaaggagaagaaggacaAGGAGCGGGAAAACGAGAAGGAGAAGAATGCCCTGGCTCGGGAGCGCAGCCTCAAGAAGCGCCAGTCGCTGCCTGCTTCTCTGCGCCCGCGCCTCTCCGCTAGCAACGCGGAGCACAG tCCCAAATCCAAGGCCCGGCCATCCTCTCCCTCCACAACCTGGCATAGGCCTGCCTCCCCCTGCCTCAGCCCAGGGCCAGGTCATGCTCTGCCCCCAAAACCACCATCCCCCCGAGGCACCACTGCATCACCCAAGGGGCGAGTCCGGAGGAAGGACGAGGCAAAGGAGAGCCCCAGTGTGGCGGGGCCCGAGGACAAGACCCAGAGCAAGGGCAAGGCCAGTGATGAGAGGGAGCCTGCAGCCCCAGCCTCACCGGCCCCCTCGCCTGTGCCGtcacccaccccagcccagcccccgaAAGAGCAGCCCACAGAGATCCCTGCAGGTGGGCAGGGAGAGAAGAGGCCAAAAG AGACAGCTGTCCTGacctcacccccagcccctgctccCCCGGTGACCCCTAGCAAACCCATGGCTGGCACCACGGACCGAGAAGAGGCCACTCGGCTCCTGGCTGAGAAGCGGCGCCAGGCCCGGGAGCAGCGGGAGCGCGAGGAACAGGAGCGGAGGCTGCAGGCCGAAAGGGACAA GCGAATGCGAGAGGAGCAGCTGGCTCGGGAGGCCGAGGCCCGGGCGGAGCGGGAGGCCGAGGCCCGGAGACGCGAGGAGCAGGAGGCTCGGGAGAAGGCGCAGGCCGAGCAGGAGGAGCAGGAGCGGCTGCAGAAGCAG AAAGAGGAGGCCGAAGCTCGGTCCCGAGAAGAAGCCGAGCGGCAGCGTCTGGAGCGGGAAAAGCACTTCCAGCGGGAGGAGCAGGAGCGGCAAGAGCGTAGAAAG CGCCTGGAGGAGATTATGAAGAGGACTCGGAAGTCAGAAGCTGCTGAAACCAAG CAGAAGCAGGACAGAAAGGAGGCGACGGCCAACAATTCCAGCCCAG GGATAGACCCTGCGAAAGCTGTGGAGGCTCGGCCCGCCGGGCTGCAGAAGGAGGAGCTGGCCCCCCAGGAGCCTCAGTGGAG CCTGCCAAACAAGGAGTCGTCGGGGTCCCTGGTGAATGGGCTGCAGCCTCTGCCAGCGCACCAGGAGAACGGCTTCTCCCCTAAGGGACCCTCTGGGGACAAGAGTCTGGGCCGGACGCCAGAGGCTCTCCTGCCCTTCGCAGAGGCAGAAGCCTTCctcaagaaagctgtggtgcagcCCCCGCAGGTCACAG AAGTCCTTTAA